The window CTGGCGCTGGGCAAAAAAGGCGCGGTTAAAGGTACTCTTCGAGAAGTCGACCCCCCCTGCGACCGCCAGAACATCTCCCGTATGCGGATCCAGGCACAGGAGTGCCCCCTGCAGCTCGGGGGAAATCCGCTGCACTCCCTCGCGCAGCGTCTTTTCCGCCAGCTTTTGCAGGTTTAGATCCATGGCCGCGGAGACATCCATCCCACCCTTTTCGATGACTTGCGGTCCGTACCATTCGATCAGCTTGCGGCGGATATGGGCCAGGTACTGCGGGGCCTGCCCCGACGGGACGGCCCTAACCGGCTGGGAGCGCAGCTGCTGTTCCTGCCGGCGGGTGATGATCTCGAGTTCCGCCATGCGGCCGAAGACCGTGTTTTTGCGCTGCTCGACGTCGGCCCGTTTGCCCAGCGGATTGTAGCGGCCCGGATTTTTCGGTACCCCGGCCAGCACGGCGCATTCGGCGTCGGTCAACTCCTCCGGGTCCTTGTCGAAATAGAGCCGGGCCGCCTGGGCGATCCCCCAGGCCCCGTTCCCGTAGTAGATCTCGTTGAAGTACATCTCCAGGATCTGCTGCTTGGTGTACTTCTTTTCATATTCCATCGCCAGGAGCCCCTCCCGCACCTTCCTGTCGATGGTCTTCTCCGCCGTGAGATGCTTGTTCTTGACCAACTGCTGGGTGATGGTCGAACCCCCTTCAGCCAGTTTCCCTTGGGAAACATCCTTCACCAGGGCTCGGGCGATCCCGCGGATATCGATCCCGCCGTGTTCATAAAAACGGGCGTCCTCGATGGCCAGCAGCGCATTCTGCAGGAAAACGGGGATCCGGTCGATGGAGACCCAGTACCGTCCCTCGGGGAGGATCCGCCCGGCGAAACGCCCCTGGCGGTCAAAGACCTTGATGGAGGTATAGCCGGAGGGCAGGGGCGGATAGGTGGCGAAAGGTTCTTCCGCCCGGGCCGATGGGACCAGGCTCAAAACCAGGAGAAACCCGAAGGTGACAAGAACTGCGATTCGTTGCAAAGGCAAAAGCAAGTGTAAAACCCAGGGAAAGTGTCGAGTATTGAATGGGAGCCAAGCATAGCGTTTTTGTCGGCAACTGCCAACAGGAAAAGCTCGGGGCGGCGCCGCCTATGGATCCACGGCGGTGGTCCGCCCGGTTCCGGTCCCCATCGCTTCGTAGAT of the Desulfuromonadales bacterium genome contains:
- a CDS encoding PBP1A family penicillin-binding protein, whose protein sequence is MQRIAVLVTFGFLLVLSLVPSARAEEPFATYPPLPSGYTSIKVFDRQGRFAGRILPEGRYWVSIDRIPVFLQNALLAIEDARFYEHGGIDIRGIARALVKDVSQGKLAEGGSTITQQLVKNKHLTAEKTIDRKVREGLLAMEYEKKYTKQQILEMYFNEIYYGNGAWGIAQAARLYFDKDPEELTDAECAVLAGVPKNPGRYNPLGKRADVEQRKNTVFGRMAELEIITRRQEQQLRSQPVRAVPSGQAPQYLAHIRRKLIEWYGPQVIEKGGMDVSAAMDLNLQKLAEKTLREGVQRISPELQGALLCLDPHTGDVLAVAGGVDFSKSTFNRAFFAQRQPGSAIKPLVYAAALDLGIPANSRWDDSLAAYSRGNGQSWTPRNYGRESFGTLTLREALAHSNNVVTVKLLDTIGVPNFVDFARKLGLSLRTPNDLSLALGTEEVTLHDLTLAYAPLATGGLRPESRTIIRVYDRSRSGWAENPPAVTPVLSPDTAFVTTRMLQDVMTYGTARSLNKFAQERPSAGKTGTTDDYRDAWFIGYTPQMITGVWVGHDKPKRGGKGFTGGAVAAPIWERFMRPALAAEPAIDFPQPDTVIAANLDPQTGYLATAECPESREEFFIPGTEPTEYCPEHGGIPAEPLPADPPPPIAEEEQPEG